Proteins encoded in a region of the Myxococcales bacterium genome:
- a CDS encoding glutathione peroxidase encodes MAPRRGPRGPFVVKSFTTPHRAFSAVDTSPNSRIGATVKHLAPLTLIALLPLGGLACQKSPDTASPATTSSTATAATPSTQAAATGLPASFHALSAKRLDGALEPLSTYKGKVALVVNTASECGYTPQYAGLQKLYEDLSPKGLVVLGFPSNDFGGQEPGSSKEIATFCSTKFKVTFPLFEKVVTKGPSPSPVYAFLANGFGRPEWNFHKYVVGKDGLVKRAFPSKVTPESDELRKAIDEALAAPAP; translated from the coding sequence CCTTCAGCGCAGTTGATACTTCTCCCAATTCTCGCATCGGAGCCACCGTGAAACACCTCGCCCCGCTGACGCTCATCGCGCTCCTCCCGCTCGGCGGGCTCGCCTGCCAGAAGAGCCCGGACACGGCCTCACCAGCCACCACGTCGAGCACGGCGACCGCGGCCACCCCATCGACGCAGGCCGCGGCCACGGGCCTGCCGGCGTCGTTCCACGCCCTCTCGGCCAAGCGCCTCGACGGCGCGCTCGAGCCGCTCTCGACCTACAAGGGGAAGGTGGCCCTCGTGGTGAACACCGCCTCGGAGTGTGGCTACACGCCGCAGTACGCCGGCCTCCAGAAGCTCTACGAAGACCTCTCGCCCAAGGGCTTGGTCGTGCTTGGGTTCCCCTCGAACGACTTCGGCGGCCAGGAGCCCGGCAGCTCGAAGGAGATCGCCACGTTCTGCAGCACCAAGTTCAAGGTCACCTTTCCGCTCTTCGAGAAGGTCGTGACCAAGGGGCCGTCGCCCTCGCCCGTGTACGCCTTCCTCGCCAATGGCTTCGGGCGCCCCGAGTGGAACTTCCACAAGTACGTGGTCGGCAAGGACGGCCTCGTGAAGAGGGCCTTCCCGAGCAAGGTGACCCCCGAGAGCGACGAGCTGCGCAAGGCCATCGACGAGGCCCTCGCCGCGCCCGCCCCCTGA
- a CDS encoding COX15/CtaA family protein encodes MAVSRSRALGAWLLVVAGCVFAMVVVGGLTRLTRSGLSIVEWKPLTGALPPLSPASWAEEYAKYKASPEGRLVNAGMPLDAFQRIFYVEWAHRLLGRVTGLVVLLPLAWLLAKRKLDRRRAFTILGIFSLGGLQGLAGWLMVKSGLADAPHVSPYRLTLHLCLALLCFALLVWTALGELIVPDAHGTRRPRALPWTARLALALVSITVAWGGLMAGTHAGLVAPTFPTMNGTWIPAELAPTSLGPVRSALADALTIHFVHRSLAYLTALAVLACAALAFSRPAPRAARVAVGGMLVQVALQITLGALTVLGRVPIGWASLHQANAALLLGWCVALVYVARPAPARGPAPAPAAAADRAEEPLTTASAA; translated from the coding sequence ATGGCCGTGTCTCGCTCGCGCGCTCTGGGTGCGTGGCTCCTCGTCGTGGCGGGGTGCGTGTTCGCCATGGTCGTGGTGGGCGGTCTCACGCGGCTCACGCGCTCGGGCCTGTCGATCGTCGAGTGGAAGCCCCTCACCGGCGCGCTCCCCCCGCTCAGCCCGGCCTCATGGGCCGAGGAGTACGCGAAATACAAGGCCTCCCCCGAGGGACGCCTCGTCAACGCGGGCATGCCGCTCGACGCGTTTCAGCGCATCTTCTACGTCGAGTGGGCGCACCGCCTGCTCGGCCGCGTGACCGGGCTCGTCGTGCTCCTGCCGCTCGCGTGGCTGCTCGCGAAGCGCAAGCTCGACCGGCGCCGCGCGTTCACGATCCTCGGCATCTTCTCGCTCGGCGGCCTGCAGGGCCTCGCCGGGTGGCTCATGGTGAAGAGCGGCCTCGCCGACGCGCCGCACGTGTCGCCTTACCGTCTCACGCTCCACCTCTGCCTCGCGCTCCTCTGCTTCGCCCTGCTCGTGTGGACGGCCCTGGGCGAGCTGATCGTGCCCGACGCGCACGGCACGCGCCGTCCGCGCGCGCTCCCGTGGACCGCGAGGCTGGCCCTCGCCCTCGTGAGCATCACCGTGGCGTGGGGCGGCCTCATGGCGGGCACGCACGCGGGCCTGGTGGCCCCCACCTTCCCCACGATGAACGGGACATGGATCCCCGCGGAGCTCGCGCCCACGAGCCTCGGCCCCGTGCGAAGCGCCTTGGCCGACGCCCTCACGATCCACTTCGTTCACCGCTCGCTCGCGTACCTCACCGCGCTCGCGGTCCTCGCGTGTGCAGCGCTCGCGTTCTCGAGGCCCGCGCCCCGCGCTGCGCGCGTCGCCGTGGGCGGCATGCTCGTCCAGGTGGCGCTGCAGATCACGCTCGGGGCGCTCACGGTGCTCGGGCGCGTCCCCATCGGGTGGGCGAGCCTCCACCAGGCGAACGCCGCGCTCCTGCTCGGGTGGTGCGTGGCGCTCGTGTACGTGGCGCGCCCGGCGCCGGCGCGCGGGCCAGCCCCGGCCCCGGCGGCAGCAGCCGACCGCGCCGAAGAGCCCCTCACGACGGCCAGCGCGGCGTAG